The nucleotide sequence TCCAACATTAATAACTTTTTCATCTTCTTTTTCGCCGTAAGTTGCAGTAGTATTCGAGGGACTTTTTCCGTTTGTTTTCGGTGCATTAATCATATTCTCCATTGCAAGTGCAAGAAGTAATTCATCTGTGCTCATTTTCTTAATACTTCCAACTGATATTGCGGATAATTCTTTCAACATTACAGACTCATCCTTACCAACTAATTTTACTGATGAGTTTTTTCCTGTGGAAACAAAAGCATCAGCATTGATTATTGTTCCCTCTTTTAATTTTATCCATTCTTCTGCTGTACCGGGTTGATAATAAACATCTCCTTTCAGATTCAATGCTTTGTATTCTTGTGCGAAGATAGAAGGTATAAAAAAAACAAACATCAAAATAATTTTCATTTCACTTTCTCCATTAATAAACATCTATAATTTCAACTTTACCTTTTGCTATTCCAAGTTCGTCAATAGCATCATGATTAAATTTTTTTACTCCGATATTCCATGCTTCATCGAAGTTTGTAAGTGATGTAGTTTCAACAGGGATCCAGACCTGATCAATTCCTTTTTCATTTTTCCTGATAAAATATTTGGAATCATTGGATGTAATCAATCTTGCTTGTGATGGGGATAGATCTGTGTTGATTAAAACATTTACATGTCTTAAACCACCATCAGCTTTATAATCAACAAGAGCTGTTTGTACTCCAACGCTTTCAAGTAACGATGAATATGCAACACTCAGATCATCACAATCGCCGCCTTTTAGTTCAACTGTTTGTTCCGGGAACTGAACAAATTCAGCGCTTGCTCTTGGATCTGATATATAAATCAGACTCTTCACAAAATCATTAAAAATAAATTTGGATTTGTAGAATGAAGATAGTTCTGACGGTATTGTGTCGAGGATCGATTTATATTCGCTTAAAATATTCTTTGAATAATTCATAGAATAATCAACATCTCTCATTATAAAATATCTTAGATTTGAAACATTTCCATCCCAGCTATTCATACCATTAATTAATGCAGCTTTCTGCAATGTTGCATCTGTAACTTCTGAATATTCGCCAAGATAAAAATCTGCATACGAAAGTACTGGCTTATCGTTATCATACTTGTCCGGAATAATAAGAAAGAATGGAACCATTACAGTGTCGCCGGGGGAAATCATTTGCGGTGGTGATTGAATTCTGTTTTCTGTAACACCTTCAATACTTACTGAAGGAATGACGCTGACAGTCTCATCTGAAATATTTACAACTTTTCCATAAGCAAACGGTTGTTCTAAATATTTATCATAGAACACGGGATAAATGTCGCGTATTATTTCAACATCAACCAGCTCAACTTTTTTCTCCGGCGTACCGCTGATTTTCAAGGACACACTTAAAATCAGTTTATCAAAGCTGTAGCCATTGTTAATAATATTATTAACTCCCTCCTCAGCAAATTTTGAATACCCGGCGTTTGAACTTCTTTCAGAAAAATATTTAACTCCACTTAATAGTATTTCATAAAGTTCTGTCCTGTAACCAATAGCTGGAATGATTCCTGCAATATATGGATGCTGGTATTTGTCATGAAACATTGTTAAACCATAAGAAAAATTATTTACATGACCGGTTGTGCTTACCTGAAACGAACCAGATGATTCGTAAGTAAAGTGAAGGTTCAATTGTTCAAATGGCAAATAGCTGCCAATAATTAAAGCTCCGGTTTTTTCTTCCATTTGAAATCCCGAGAATTCTTCTGTTTCAGGATTTTCACCAAAATTTAATAAATTGATTGAAGCCAATCTGAACTGAAGTTGATTATTCAAAATAAAGTCAATGCCAAGATCTGCTTTCCAGAAATTAATATTTTCATTAAGCGTTTCTGTTACAAGATAAAGAGTATCTCCATAAACCGGTTTGATAATCTGTTGATTAAAATCCTCATCAAAAAAACGAATTGTTAACCCAGCGTTAAACCGTTCATTAAATTTATAAGAATAACCGAGCCCGAATAGCTCTTTGTAAGTATAACTTGCTTCGAGAGACTGGGTAGTTGTATCGTTAATTATTATAGATTCTCCAGTCGCAAAAAGAAATTCCTTTTGATATCCCGGCGTGTATCTTGCTGATAGAGTATGATTATCGATTCTTTTGACAAGTGAAAGAAGATAGAGACTTGTATTTAAATCAAGCTCAGAATTATCAGTGGTTAAATCATCGGTGTAAGTTGCCGGTAAAGTTTTTTTGGCAAACTCAGCACCGTATTGTAAGGAAATTCCCCAATCTTTAATCCCGAAATAATTTGATGAATTGCTTTCATAATTGTAAAAAGGTATTGATAAAGATTCCTGTAATCCCCAGTAACCAGCTAAACCAAACGAACTTTGAGGTAATATTTTAAAGTTGAATAACATGACCATAGAAAAAATTATTATTATTAATCTCAAGGAATCTCTACTACTATACTGTGAATGCTTTGTGATGATATTAATAATTCACTGTTTTCCTTCCTGTGATAATTTTCAATGCTGCGAATGAAAGTGAAAACAATTTTTTCAAATCTCTCTAAAGGAAGTTCATTAAAGAATCGTTTTGGAATTTTCATATCACCATCATCATGGGTTCTCATTTTGTAAATCGGAATTGATTGCTGATGTCCTGGTTTCATCAAGCCTATTATTATCGTAACTTTCCTCTCACCTTCGCCATTCCAACTTAATGCGGCTTCAAGATTTTTGTTGATCTTACTTCCATTCAGACTAACATTTCCGTTTATTTCAAGTGGTGTTTCAATTATTGAAGTAATAATACCGCCGGGACCAAGCAGATCAAATTCAAAACTTACAGTAGAATTATAGTCGAAATAAAAAGGATCCGGAAAGCCGTTGAAAAGATTATAAAGCTGATATTTAAATCCGAGCAAAGTATCCTTCATTTCACCGTCATCTCTGTACTTGATTCTGAAAGGAACGATGTGAGCTTCAGTTCCATTAAATTTTATTGAGCCGGGGACGATTGTTTTATATGCCAGTAGTCTTCCGTCAGAATATTTTATTGGTTGTGTTTTATTAAAAAACATTGCCTGAGCCAAAGATAATTCGTGTGTCTGATTACCACTCGTAATTTTAATTCCGCTAACTGAAATTAAATTGGTAATTCTCGAAATATCCTGTGTAATTCCTGATGTATCCGCACCACTTGTGTAATACTGATTTTCAGGATCTTTATTCAGTAGTTCAATCTCAAAATCATCAGTGGTGTCGTCAATTAGTTGAGTCGGTGCAGGTTTGTCACAGTTATTCAGAGTAAGAATACTTAGTAGAATTAAAATGTAACCAAATAATTTTTTCATAACAGTTAAAAATTATAATTGAATTTTTTTAATAGCAATCCGATTTTTATTTATTCCCTGCAAATAAAATCTCCCCCTCCCGCGTTAAAAGGAGGGGGATGTGGAGAGGACGTGTGCAGGGAAGCTCAATTCCTCCTAATCAGTTTATGGATGAACGAAATATGGAATACCCCATGATTCTGCCTCGACAGGTGCAGCGTCATCTAAAATAACCTGCTGAGGTAATGCATTTATTATTGCATGATAAAATCCGGGCCATTGATGTGTTCTGAAAGTCTGCTCATAAACTTTATCGAAACCGTTTCCATTTGGTGTAGATGAAACCAATTCGAATAATTTCTTTACTCTGTGTTTAATCCACCTGTTAGCACCCCAGGTTAAAGAAACAAAATCATCTTCTTCAAAGGCACTGTATAATTTAACTCTTACTTTTACTGAATCGCCATGTCCGAGAATTGGAATTTTGTGCCACCATCCCCAACCTCTTTTTAAATAGTAATTGTTCGGAGCATCTATTGATAAAGTATCGCCGTTTGGTAAAAAGATATTCATTTCCTGGATATCGATATTCGGGCTTTGTGTTCCACCTTCCGGTAATGAAATAGCGGCAAGAATCCAATTTTTTCTAGGATATGGAGTGTGAGCAATCTTTCTAAAAATTAAATTGCGAGTAACTATTGCAGTAAAAGATTTATTAATTATTGTATCGGGTTCAATTGCATTTGAATCGTAAGATGCTGCAATCATTAATATTCCCTCAAAAGTTTTCGTGAGTGTACCATAAGCAACGGTATCCTGGAAATCAATACTTAAGGTTCTATTCACAAGTCTCATTTTCTGACCAACTCTGAAAGGATAAATTTGTGTGGTAACTTTCCCCAGAAAATCCATCAGACCTTCTTCATCATAATTGTAATCAAATGAAGTAAGTGAAGAATCTTCGTCCACCATTTTTTCCAAAGCTTCACGATCAGTTTTCGGTTCAGTATCATCCGGATCGATTATCATTTCATCCTGGCATCTGACAAACAGTGCGATCATCATCAAAGCAAAGAATGCCATAATGTATCGGTGAAGGTTGCTTTGTTTTTTCATTTTAAACTCCTTAAAAATGTTTAGTAAATGATTATTTATTTTCCCGTTTCCTCTCATTATCTGGAATTAGATAAATAAGTATTGTGCCAATGCCGGTTAATTTGTTAAATCATTTGCTTACAAGGCATTAAAAGGAAAGGATTAATTTCCATCTGCATGGAAAACAATGGAGAATGCATGAAATCCCAACTTTGTGCAGGATTACAGAAGGAAGAAGAGAACTATAAAACAAAAAAGGCGACCGTCCGATCGCCTTTAAAAAACTGTTGAACACAATATTTAAAGCATTAAAATTTGATCACTTTAATAGCACCATCTTCTTCACATTTGCAAAGTCATTGACATTCAAACAGTAAATATAAATTCCGCTTGCAAGATTATTTGCATCGAAGTTTACCTCATACTTTCCAGCTACTTTTTCTTCATCAACCAATATTGCAACTTCTGCACCGAGTATATCATAAACTTTCAAAGTAACCATTCCTTCTTTCGGTATTTGAAATTTTATTGTAGTATTTGGATTGAATGGATTCGGATAGTTTTGTTCAAGTGAATATGATTCAGGAAGTTCTGTTCCGTTGAAATTTATACGCTGGTAATTATGCTTGCTCAATTCTTCACCGCTGTTCTGAACATTGCCAAGATGATATTCTGCTTCGCCTGCTACTGTTGTTACCAATCGTAGAAAATAATTTCCAGATGCAATGTTGCTGCAATCTACCTGATATGATACATTTGCATATTTATCAAGATATTCCTTCGTATATGTAATGTTATCAAATGTTCCTATTACCTGCCCCGACTGGTTATTTATCAACTCAACCTTGAAATTTACCTCGTCTTCTGCCGTTAGTGATGTATCTGCAAGACTGTCATTCAATACATAATAAAAATCAGTGAAATAAAATTCTGTTGATGCTGATAGATAAAACGGAACTGTCTTTACTACTGTGTTGAGTTCTTCTGCTGATGAATACAATATCGTATCTGGCTGTTCAATGAATTTAATTACACTGTCGCCTACAATTATATCCCCAATATTAAAAAGAAACTCAACTCCATTCTTATATATTACTCCTTCTCTTCCATAGCTTAGTTCGATTAGTTCACCAGCTTTGTTTAAACCACTTCCGCCAGAAAATTGCTGATTAAAGTCAGTTGTTACTAATGAAAGCATATATGGAAGTTGTGTAATTGTAAAAACAGTTCCTTCAATATTATCTATTGACGTTCCGTTGGAAACCTGATTCTGCTTTCCGTTATGGCTTAGTGAATGTGCGTCTGTGTAACTGCCGTTTACTCTTCTAACCCATTTGCTTAAAAAGTTAGGACTGCTTCCTTCGCTCCACGCAATTATACTTTCTTCGTTGAGCGTGCTGCTTGTTGAATTATTGTTTGTTGTTACTGCATTGTAACCTGCTTTGAAGAATGAACTCCAACTGTTGTCCTTTGCTCTTCTTACAACAATTTTGGACGTTGGTGACTCACCTTCAACTTTATTTACTTCTCCGCCTCCCGGATCAGTGTAATTGTAGCCAACCCAGCTTACTACCGGATAGTTATTTTTTACAAGGCTTATTGAGGGTGAGTAGTTATTTGTGTAGCCGCAGCCGGTAGATATTATTGCATAGTTGATATAATCAGCAACATAGTTATTAAAAAATGCTAAAATATACCTTATACCAAGTGAGTGCTGATAAACTACGTGGATATTATTTGATATACCAACAACACTTGGGTTACTTGAATATGAAGTTGTATTTGGTATCGGATCTTCAGCACCCCATTGCCAGTTACCCCCAAAATTCCATTTTGTTTTTTGATAAAGACCGTCCGTCGTATTTTTTCTGTATGCTACATAGAGCAGAATACTATTATATGCAATAACCGGTTTTGCATTGCCAAAATAAGATAGCGGGTAATACAACACTTCTTCTGCTTCACTAAAAATATAATTCCCATTCACATCAGGGATAAAAGTTAAAAGATAAATAGCTGCTTCTTCATTAAGAGCTGTTTCAAAAACTATTTTTATTTTGTTCCCTTCAAAATCAATCGAGGGATTTTTACTAATATTACCAATAGTATTCGAAATACAGATATCCTGACGCCACTGACCATTAAAATTTGTTGTTAAGCTATGTGTGTACCAAACCTCTCCCATAGATTCATATACACAATGGTAAATTCCATTATCTGTTCTTACAAGCTTACGTTGTGAGCCGCTGCTTATTCCGTTCTGGTCGCTGCTCATTAGCTGCCCTTTAAGGTTTGCATAAACTGTTGCACCTGCAGTTGTAAACACAACCGCTTTCTGGTCGTAGCCTGGTGGGTTTGAGCCAACCTGTTGAAGCGAAACGCCTCCCGAAGTACTCCAATTCTGAAAATAAAAAGTTCTTGTACCACTTGAACCGCCTAAATTTTTTGTTTGTGTCAAAGGTGATTGAACTGAATAGTAAGGATTGTCAGGAGAAACTTCTAGATTTAAAAATATACCACCATAAGAGGTTGATGAATTATTATACATTTCCACTGGTGAAGGATATGAATTGAATACATCAGACTGGAACCAATTTTCTTCACCATCTTTATAATAATACCAGGGATCGTTAAAATTAATATCAAGCCCTGAAAACTCAATTCCATCAACAAAGGTTTTTATTGAGGCAGGTTCGGTTGATTGGAATGTTGATTTCATCTCAAGAGGAGTTGTAGCTTGCATTAAGAAAGAATGGTTTAATTCATAAGCAGGGTCTTGAAGAAGTTCAAATACCCATCTGTGATGCTTTTCTGTTTTTCCTGAAGGATTCCAGTCAACCAGAAAAGGAAGTTCGTCTGTTCTTATTGTATAGTTGTTCCCAAATATTAAGTCACGATTGTCACCTGATGAAATCGGGTCTGAGTGGTTTTCATTAATAATTAACTCTCCATAATTTTCAGAAGTTTCGATATGGTTTATAAAAGTTACCTCTTCAGGATTTACTGTTATTACTTTTGTTGCAAATACATATTCGTAGGTATCGTTATCAATTACCACCACTTTTAATTCAATATCATTATCCGGCATTGTTAGGTTGAATTTATATTCGTCATCATAAAAGATGTAGGAATGACCATAAATATTATAATAAGTTTCATGAGGAAGTGTAATGCTTCAGACGGAAATGGAATTTCCTAAATTTGTATTAATGTAAACAGAAAGGAAAATTTCAATGTCCGAAACAAAAAGAGAAAGAAAATTTTATTCACCTGAGCAGAAAGTTCTTATTCTTAGAGAACTTCTTGAAAACAATATTCCCATCAGCCAGCTTGCAGAAAAATACTATGTTCACCCCAATGATATATATAACTGGAAGAAAAAGCTTTTTGAAGGAGCAAAAGATATTTTTCAAACAAAAGCAGTAAATAATAAACAAACTACTATTGAACAAAAAAAGATAGAAAAACTTGAATCTAAACTGAGAGACCGGGATGAAGCAATTGCTATTCTGCTTAAAGAAAACATAGATATAAAAAAAAGTATAGATGGGGAAATATGACCGGGCAATGGGTTGAACCGGATATACGAGATAATGTAATTGATTTTATAAATCTCATCAGAGCTAAGGCTGATATTTCTCTTAAAGGAATGATTCGCCTTATAGGAATAAATTACAGTAAATATTATTCCTGGATTGATAGAAAAGGAATCTCTAATAACCATAACGGTAAAACTCCCAGAGGGCATTGGTGCCTTGATTGGGAGAAAGAAACTATTATCAGTTATGCTAAAGATCATCCGGGTGAAGGTTACAGACGGCTTACTTATATGATGATTGATGATAATGCTGCTGCTGTATCTCCGGCTACTACTTACAGAGTTCTTAAAGCAGCAGGGCTGCTTAACAGATGGAATAAAGTTAAACGATCTTCTAAAGGAGATGGCTTTAATCAGCCAGCAGCAGTTCATCAGCATTGGCATACAGATATTAGCTACGTTAATTATCACGGAACGTTTCTGTTTCTTATTTCTGTTATTGATGGTTACTCCCGATATATTGTTCATCACGAGCTTAGGCAGAATATGCAGCAATTTGATGTTCAGATAACCTTGCAGAGAGCTTTAGAAAAATATCCCGGTTATAAACCAAGAATTATTTCTGATAACGGTCCTCAGTTTATTTCCAAAGATTTTGCTGAATATCTGAAGCAAGCTGGATTACAGCACATCAGAACCTCTATTGCATATCCTCAGAGCAACGGAAAGATTGAACGTTACCACAGAACTATTCATCAGGACTGCTTAATGAAATCTTCTTTAATAAATCTTGATGATGCACGTAAACAGATTTCCTCTTATATTGATTACTACAATACTGAACGACTTCACAGTTCGTTGTTTTATTTAACTCCCGAAGATTTTCTGTTTAGCAGAGTTGAAGAAAAATTAGAGCTAAGAGAAATGAAACTTAATGAAGCCAAACTGAAAAGAATTGAGGTAAGAAATGTCAGTTGATTTTCTACCTTACTTAACTAACCAGAAATTCCATTTTCCGCTGAACCAATACAGAAGATTTTGTTTAACCTGTTGCCAGTTTCCGCTCGGGAAATTTCTGATAGACCAGGTGATACGGTAATTACCGCCTCCGCCATTAATATCTGCAATAAATTCAGACTGTTCATTATAATTTAAACTATTGACACCATTTAGGCTTACTATAAGAGATTGAGGAATATATGTTACTACACTAGTCACAATATTCCCCCAAGGGTATAAGCTCGGAGGAATCCACGCAACATCATGCATGGATCCATCGTATTTCATCACAAAATCTGGGGACCAATTCCCTGGTTGTACAACATCAGGCGGATATACAGTAACTTCGTACCCATTTAAGTAATTTCCATTTTGATCAACTTTGTATGTTTTAACTGAACTCTCCAAATTCCTCGGCATCTTAAAATTAATCGGTAAATAATTGTCATCTGTATCAAATGAAAAATAGTAAAACGTTTCATCACTGCATCCAGAGTATTCGTTTTCAGCGCTTGGATTGATTGGAAATGACTTTACTGGTGGATATTCGTTTACTTTTAAAATAAAAGGTTCAGGGTCTGTAGCTGCAAATTCATCCATATTGCCTTGAATTGGAGTATGAGGATCCTCACCAGCGTTACCCCAGCCTTTATCTAATAAATCATTACAAGTTGGACAAGGGTTTTGTGCAAATGTTACTATTGTATATGCTGCAATAATAATTATAGCATAATGAAAAGCGCCAAAGAATATTTTCGTGTACATTTTGTACCCCTTTCTATTTGTTTAATAATATGATATAAGCGGAATTATTTTTTAATCCCACTGCAACTGCAGTATTATTTTTCATTTTAACACTTCCCCAGATAATCGGGCTCTGAGGATCATAAGGTAATCCAATTTGTTCCCAGCTTACTCCATTAAAATGTTTCAATGTATTTCTGCCACCTGCTATTATGTAATCATTTGATGCATTTCCTCTGATAGAAGATATAAAGCCTCGGTAATAGGCTCCCG is from Ignavibacteriota bacterium and encodes:
- a CDS encoding transposase gives rise to the protein MSETKRERKFYSPEQKVLILRELLENNIPISQLAEKYYVHPNDIYNWKKKLFEGAKDIFQTKAVNNKQTTIEQKKIEKLESKLRDRDEAIAILLKENIDIKKSIDGEI
- a CDS encoding T9SS type A sorting domain-containing protein, with translation MGEVWYTHSLTTNFNGQWRQDICISNTIGNISKNPSIDFEGNKIKIVFETALNEEAAIYLLTFIPDVNGNYIFSEAEEVLYYPLSYFGNAKPVIAYNSILLYVAYRKNTTDGLYQKTKWNFGGNWQWGAEDPIPNTTSYSSNPSVVGISNNIHVVYQHSLGIRYILAFFNNYVADYINYAIISTGCGYTNNYSPSISLVKNNYPVVSWVGYNYTDPGGGEVNKVEGESPTSKIVVRRAKDNSWSSFFKAGYNAVTTNNNSTSSTLNEESIIAWSEGSSPNFLSKWVRRVNGSYTDAHSLSHNGKQNQVSNGTSIDNIEGTVFTITQLPYMLSLVTTDFNQQFSGGSGLNKAGELIELSYGREGVIYKNGVEFLFNIGDIIVGDSVIKFIEQPDTILYSSAEELNTVVKTVPFYLSASTEFYFTDFYYVLNDSLADTSLTAEDEVNFKVELINNQSGQVIGTFDNITYTKEYLDKYANVSYQVDCSNIASGNYFLRLVTTVAGEAEYHLGNVQNSGEELSKHNYQRINFNGTELPESYSLEQNYPNPFNPNTTIKFQIPKEGMVTLKVYDILGAEVAILVDEEKVAGKYEVNFDANNLASGIYIYCLNVNDFANVKKMVLLK
- a CDS encoding IS3 family transposase, giving the protein MTGQWVEPDIRDNVIDFINLIRAKADISLKGMIRLIGINYSKYYSWIDRKGISNNHNGKTPRGHWCLDWEKETIISYAKDHPGEGYRRLTYMMIDDNAAAVSPATTYRVLKAAGLLNRWNKVKRSSKGDGFNQPAAVHQHWHTDISYVNYHGTFLFLISVIDGYSRYIVHHELRQNMQQFDVQITLQRALEKYPGYKPRIISDNGPQFISKDFAEYLKQAGLQHIRTSIAYPQSNGKIERYHRTIHQDCLMKSSLINLDDARKQISSYIDYYNTERLHSSLFYLTPEDFLFSRVEEKLELREMKLNEAKLKRIEVRNVS